Proteins encoded within one genomic window of Chitinophaga parva:
- a CDS encoding glycosyltransferase family 61 protein, with the protein MNLPPNILYPGYAVETDRPQNLRPEDLPLFARNLSLDIPPVTLQRVAHAQVLKDVVLSLKPFHFYIAETRVVPVKPSKLLKRLPRLLLPARVLDQGLWITHEWGQAYYHWFADVLCRLEAVRGIVDKAVPVLLPQHYARYPYIVESLQMLGCTPFYYKPGGRVVVKDLFLPGLAAPMGLFYREVVCRLRDRLADKPAQPPHRNVFISRAKARVRRILNEDAVQELLTAYGYETHYMEDYTLAQQITLMAETRTLVGLHGAGLTNMLFMQPGAGVLELRNAGDDHSNCFFNMAADLGHRYYYTTNAGNSTDTYDVSITVDLAALEAVLERMQ; encoded by the coding sequence ATGAATCTTCCGCCCAATATATTATACCCGGGATATGCCGTTGAAACAGACCGGCCGCAAAACCTCCGGCCGGAAGACCTGCCGCTGTTTGCGCGCAATCTTTCGCTGGACATACCGCCCGTTACTTTGCAGCGGGTTGCCCATGCACAGGTGCTGAAGGATGTGGTGCTCTCTTTAAAGCCTTTTCATTTTTATATCGCGGAAACACGGGTGGTGCCGGTGAAGCCATCCAAACTGCTGAAACGCTTACCCCGCCTGCTGCTACCAGCGCGCGTGCTGGACCAGGGCCTTTGGATCACACACGAGTGGGGACAGGCTTACTACCACTGGTTTGCCGACGTACTATGCCGCCTGGAAGCGGTGCGTGGCATAGTGGATAAAGCAGTGCCGGTACTGCTGCCGCAGCATTACGCCCGTTACCCTTACATCGTGGAAAGCCTGCAAATGTTGGGCTGCACACCGTTTTATTATAAGCCTGGTGGCAGGGTTGTGGTGAAAGACCTGTTCCTGCCCGGCCTTGCCGCGCCCATGGGGCTTTTTTACCGGGAGGTGGTATGCCGCCTGCGGGACCGGCTGGCAGATAAGCCCGCGCAGCCCCCCCATCGCAACGTATTCATCAGCCGCGCCAAAGCCAGGGTACGCCGCATCCTGAATGAAGATGCCGTGCAGGAATTGCTGACGGCCTATGGTTATGAAACCCACTACATGGAAGATTACACGCTGGCGCAGCAAATAACCCTGATGGCAGAAACCCGCACCCTCGTTGGGCTGCACGGCGCGGGCCTTACCAACATGTTGTTCATGCAGCCCGGTGCCGGGGTGCTGGAGCTGCGCAATGCCGGCGATGATCATTCCAATTGCTTCTTCAATATGGCGGCAGACCTGGGCCATCGCTACTACTACACTACCAATGCCGGCAACAGCACAGACACGTATGATGTGAGCATCACCGTAGACCTGGCAGCACTGGAAGCGGTATTGGAAAGGATGCAATAA
- a CDS encoding MFS transporter, translating into MQITAPKKVLNGWAMYDWANSVFNLVITTTFFPIYFNKATPADIRLFGSTFHNSVLYDYTAALAFLIVALMSPILSSIADTRGNKKIFLRFFTTLGSIACSALYFFKDSVFGSGETMALYGLACLLFSTIGYCGGLVFYNSYLPEIAAPEDRDRVSAKGFAMGYIGSVLLQLIGFAMVLTMKDPVKPLLITFLLVGIWWFGFAQLTFAVLPASRAPKTTKGNIWKDGFTELGMVWQQVKHLPVLKRYLAGFFFYSMGVQTVMLAATFFGAEVLHLDATKLIVTIVIIQLVAIAGANLMSWLSGKIGNLSVIMIVVLIWIGICIAGYFMQTATDFYILASVVGLVMGGIQSLSRSTYSKLMPETEDTTSFFSFYDVAEKISIVIGMFSFGFIHQLTGSMRQSVLALGVFFIIGLLWVFSAQQKQKQLA; encoded by the coding sequence ATGCAAATCACTGCGCCTAAAAAAGTGCTTAACGGGTGGGCCATGTATGACTGGGCCAACTCTGTTTTTAACCTGGTGATCACGACCACGTTTTTCCCTATCTATTTTAACAAAGCCACCCCGGCGGATATCCGCCTGTTTGGCAGCACGTTTCACAACAGCGTGTTGTATGATTATACCGCCGCGCTGGCGTTCCTCATCGTGGCACTGATGTCGCCTATCCTGTCTTCCATTGCAGATACCCGGGGCAATAAAAAGATCTTCCTGCGCTTTTTTACTACGCTGGGCAGCATTGCCTGCAGCGCCCTGTATTTTTTTAAAGACAGCGTATTTGGCTCCGGCGAAACCATGGCCCTGTATGGGCTGGCCTGCCTGCTGTTTTCAACCATCGGGTATTGCGGAGGGCTGGTGTTCTATAATTCTTACCTGCCGGAAATAGCGGCACCGGAAGACCGGGACCGCGTAAGTGCCAAAGGGTTTGCCATGGGATATATTGGCTCTGTGCTGCTGCAGCTCATTGGCTTTGCCATGGTGTTGACAATGAAAGACCCGGTAAAACCATTGCTCATTACCTTCCTGCTGGTGGGTATCTGGTGGTTCGGGTTCGCACAGCTTACCTTCGCAGTGCTTCCGGCCTCCAGGGCACCTAAAACAACAAAGGGCAATATCTGGAAAGATGGCTTTACCGAGCTGGGTATGGTATGGCAGCAGGTAAAGCACCTGCCGGTACTGAAACGTTACCTGGCGGGCTTTTTCTTTTACAGCATGGGCGTACAGACCGTAATGCTGGCCGCCACTTTCTTTGGGGCAGAGGTACTGCACCTGGATGCTACGAAACTGATTGTAACCATCGTGATCATACAACTGGTGGCCATTGCAGGTGCTAACCTGATGTCATGGCTGTCTGGCAAAATAGGGAACCTCAGCGTGATCATGATCGTAGTGCTGATCTGGATTGGCATTTGTATTGCGGGCTATTTCATGCAAACGGCAACAGACTTTTACATACTGGCGTCCGTGGTTGGACTGGTAATGGGCGGCATTCAATCCCTGAGCCGTTCTACCTATTCCAAGCTGATGCCGGAAACGGAGGATACTACGTCCTTCTTTAGTTTTTATGACGTGGCGGAAAAGATCTCCATTGTGATCGGTATGTTCTCGTTTGGCTTCATCCACCAGCTGACCGGCAGCATGCGCCAGTCCGTGCTGGCACTGGGTGTATTCTTCATCATTGGGCTGTTGTGGGTTTTCTCCGCACAGCAAAAACAAAAGCAACTGGCATGA
- a CDS encoding ABC transporter ATP-binding protein: protein MTISLNQAGKRYNYDWIFRKVTYTFRPGGRYAILGPNGSGKSTLLQVISGHQHQNEGSVSYHLQDQPVPADTFYQYFSLAAPALELIEELTLKETLQFHLQFKQLLPGFTPEKVIAAISLEHAADKQLRHYSSGMRQRVKLALAIFSNTPVLLLDEPCTNLDTTGIKLYQGLIAQYTAGRTLIISSNDEQEYFMCEERLSILDYK, encoded by the coding sequence ATGACGATATCTCTTAACCAGGCCGGCAAGCGCTATAATTACGACTGGATCTTCCGTAAGGTCACTTACACGTTCCGGCCGGGTGGGCGCTATGCCATCCTGGGGCCCAATGGCTCAGGGAAATCCACTTTATTGCAGGTCATCAGCGGGCACCAGCACCAGAACGAAGGCAGCGTAAGTTACCATCTGCAAGACCAGCCGGTGCCTGCCGATACTTTCTACCAGTATTTCAGCCTGGCCGCCCCGGCCCTGGAGCTCATTGAAGAGCTGACCCTGAAAGAAACCCTCCAATTCCATCTTCAGTTTAAACAGCTGCTGCCCGGCTTCACCCCGGAAAAAGTAATCGCCGCCATCAGCCTGGAACATGCGGCAGACAAGCAATTGCGCCATTACTCCAGCGGCATGCGCCAGCGCGTAAAACTGGCCCTGGCCATCTTTTCCAACACCCCCGTGCTCCTGCTGGACGAGCCCTGCACCAACCTGGATACTACCGGTATCAAACTTTACCAGGGCCTTATTGCCCAATATACGGCCGGCCGCACCCTGATCATCAGCTCCAATGATGAACAGGAGTACTTTATGTGCGAGGAAAGGCTTTCTATCCTGGATTATAAATAG
- a CDS encoding helicase HerA-like domain-containing protein — MADNTAFLTAINAGYTFKGDSIKLGAAMLNGEVVPNAYVNLPLKTLNRHGLIAGATGTGKTKTLQVIAEGLSDASVPVLLMDIKGDLSGVAAAGTLNDNIKHRYELIGGTYEPTAYPVELLSLSQQKGVHLRATTSEFGPILLSKILELNDTQASLVAMIFKFCDDNKLPLLDLKDFKKVLQYISNEGKDEIEKDYGKVSTASTGTILRKVIALEQQGAAQFFGEKSFEVDDLMRISDDGRGVLSVLRVNDIQDKPALFSTFMLSLLAELYATLPETGDQDRPKLVMFIDEAHLIFQEASDALLQQIETIIKLIRSKGVGIFFCTQNPMDVPPSVLGQLGLKVQHALRAFTANDRKAIKQTAENYPLSDFYKTEDLLTQIGIGEALVTCLNEKGQPTPLAATMLVSPRSRMDVLTDAEIDALVNKSALVKKYNDNVDSESAYEILTAKLNAAAAPPPAAGGSAPAAPAGKAAKPQPTILEQVLNSQAARQVERTAASMITRSLLGALGLGGKKTKSWF, encoded by the coding sequence ATGGCTGACAACACCGCATTTCTTACTGCCATCAACGCCGGCTACACCTTCAAAGGCGATTCCATCAAACTGGGCGCCGCCATGCTCAACGGGGAGGTAGTGCCCAACGCCTACGTGAACCTGCCCCTGAAAACACTGAACCGCCACGGCCTCATTGCCGGCGCCACCGGTACCGGTAAAACCAAGACCCTGCAGGTGATCGCCGAGGGCCTTTCCGATGCCAGCGTGCCCGTACTGCTCATGGACATCAAGGGTGACCTGAGCGGGGTAGCCGCCGCCGGTACGCTCAATGACAACATCAAGCACCGTTATGAGCTGATAGGCGGCACTTACGAGCCTACCGCCTACCCGGTGGAACTGCTCTCCCTGAGCCAGCAGAAAGGCGTGCACCTCCGCGCCACCACCAGCGAGTTTGGCCCCATCCTGCTCTCCAAGATCCTGGAGCTGAATGATACGCAGGCCAGCCTGGTAGCCATGATCTTCAAGTTCTGCGACGACAATAAACTGCCCCTGCTGGACCTGAAAGACTTCAAAAAGGTATTGCAGTACATCAGCAATGAAGGCAAAGACGAAATAGAAAAAGACTATGGCAAGGTAAGCACTGCCTCCACCGGCACCATCCTGCGCAAGGTGATAGCCCTGGAGCAACAGGGCGCCGCCCAATTCTTCGGAGAAAAATCCTTTGAGGTAGACGACCTGATGCGCATCAGCGATGACGGTCGCGGCGTGCTCTCTGTGCTGCGGGTAAATGATATCCAGGACAAACCGGCCCTGTTCAGCACTTTCATGCTCAGCCTCCTGGCGGAACTGTATGCTACCCTGCCGGAAACCGGTGACCAGGACCGCCCCAAGCTGGTCATGTTCATCGATGAGGCCCACCTCATTTTCCAGGAAGCCAGCGATGCACTGCTGCAGCAGATAGAGACCATCATTAAACTGATCCGTTCCAAAGGCGTGGGCATCTTCTTCTGCACCCAGAACCCCATGGACGTACCGCCCTCCGTGCTGGGCCAACTGGGCCTGAAGGTACAGCATGCGCTGCGCGCCTTTACGGCCAATGACCGCAAGGCCATTAAGCAAACCGCTGAAAACTATCCCCTGAGCGATTTCTATAAAACGGAAGACCTACTTACCCAGATCGGTATTGGCGAAGCGCTGGTAACCTGCCTCAATGAAAAAGGGCAACCTACGCCGCTGGCCGCTACCATGCTGGTAAGCCCCCGCTCCCGCATGGACGTGCTCACTGATGCAGAAATAGACGCCCTGGTGAATAAATCTGCCCTGGTAAAAAAATACAACGACAACGTAGACAGTGAAAGCGCCTACGAGATCCTCACAGCCAAGCTGAATGCTGCCGCTGCGCCGCCGCCAGCCGCCGGCGGTAGTGCCCCCGCCGCCCCTGCGGGCAAAGCCGCCAAGCCCCAGCCCACCATCCTGGAGCAGGTGCTCAACAGCCAGGCTGCCCGGCAGGTAGAACGTACCGCCGCCTCTATGATCACACGCAGTTTACTCGGTGCGTTAGGATTGGGTGGGAAGAAAACGAAGAGCTGGTTTTAA
- a CDS encoding co-chaperone GroES — MHLTTDNKLKKLIVVGDRVLIRPSKDNERTSSGLYLPPGVGEKEKVQSGYVLKTGPGYALPVPSSEDESWKPEAEQTKYIPLQAKEGDLAIFLATGATEVMYQGEKFFIVPQSAILLLEREEEL; from the coding sequence ATGCATCTTACAACTGATAATAAACTGAAGAAACTGATCGTAGTAGGCGACCGCGTGCTGATCCGCCCTTCCAAAGACAATGAACGTACTTCCAGTGGCCTGTACCTGCCGCCAGGCGTAGGCGAGAAGGAAAAAGTGCAGAGCGGCTATGTGCTGAAGACCGGCCCCGGGTACGCCCTGCCGGTGCCCAGCAGCGAGGACGAAAGCTGGAAACCAGAAGCGGAGCAGACCAAATACATTCCCCTCCAGGCGAAAGAGGGCGACCTGGCCATATTCCTGGCCACCGGCGCCACGGAGGTGATGTACCAGGGAGAGAAATTTTTCATTGTGCCGCAAAGTGCCATCTTGCTTCTTGAAAGGGAAGAAGAACTGTAA
- a CDS encoding bifunctional UDP-3-O-[3-hydroxymyristoyl] N-acetylglucosamine deacetylase/3-hydroxyacyl-ACP dehydratase, giving the protein MDNTQRQNQHTLNEPISFSGVGLHSGKQVNITLKPAIPGFGIRFQRVDLPDQPTVKADVDYVVDTSRNTTLEHNGARVSTIEHLMAALVGTGVDNCLVEIDGPEVPIMDGSALPFVEVILKVGTQDQDAKKIYYSIDQNISYYDEEKKVEMVAMPSVDYRVTTLIDFNSPVLGTQHANLKGMQDFIGEIAPCRTFVFLHELEYLLKNNLIKGGDINNAIVVVDRKMTDAELAPLAKAFNRTEIAVQREGILNNVSLRFPNEPARHKLLDVIGDLALVGFPINAHVIANRPGHASNVEFARKIKAYIKKNKHAQNVPIYNPNQPPIFDVTRIQRTLPHRYPMLLVDKIIELSDSQVIGIKNVTFNEQFFQGHFPGNPVMPGVLQIEALAQCGGILALNTVPDPELYSTYFLKIDNCKFKQRVVPGDTMVLKMELLNPIRRGIVEMRGTVFIGNKVATEADLVAQIVKEGKTQQ; this is encoded by the coding sequence ATGGACAATACACAACGGCAGAACCAACACACGCTGAACGAGCCTATATCATTTTCGGGCGTTGGTTTACACTCGGGAAAACAGGTGAACATCACTTTAAAACCTGCCATTCCCGGTTTCGGTATCCGCTTCCAGCGCGTAGACCTGCCGGACCAACCCACCGTGAAGGCGGACGTGGATTATGTAGTGGACACTTCCCGCAATACTACTTTGGAGCACAACGGTGCCCGCGTAAGTACCATTGAGCACCTGATGGCCGCCCTGGTAGGCACCGGTGTAGACAACTGCCTGGTGGAGATAGACGGCCCTGAAGTGCCGATCATGGATGGCAGCGCGCTGCCTTTTGTGGAAGTGATCCTGAAAGTAGGTACCCAGGACCAGGATGCAAAAAAGATCTATTACTCCATTGATCAGAATATCTCTTACTACGATGAAGAGAAGAAAGTGGAAATGGTGGCTATGCCCAGCGTAGACTACCGCGTGACCACGCTGATCGATTTTAACTCGCCCGTTCTGGGCACCCAGCACGCCAACCTGAAAGGCATGCAGGACTTCATCGGGGAAATAGCGCCCTGCCGCACCTTTGTGTTCCTGCACGAGCTGGAATACCTGCTGAAAAATAACCTGATCAAGGGTGGTGATATTAACAACGCCATCGTGGTGGTAGACCGCAAGATGACGGATGCGGAACTGGCCCCCCTGGCCAAGGCCTTTAACCGTACGGAAATAGCCGTACAGCGTGAAGGCATCCTCAACAACGTATCCCTGCGTTTTCCCAACGAGCCGGCCCGTCACAAACTGCTGGACGTGATCGGCGACCTGGCACTGGTGGGCTTCCCCATCAATGCGCATGTGATCGCCAACCGCCCGGGCCACGCTTCCAACGTGGAATTTGCCCGCAAGATCAAAGCATACATCAAGAAAAACAAGCACGCGCAAAACGTTCCGATCTACAACCCCAACCAGCCACCGATCTTTGACGTGACCCGGATACAACGCACCCTGCCGCACCGCTACCCGATGCTGCTGGTGGACAAGATCATTGAACTGAGCGACAGCCAGGTGATCGGCATCAAGAACGTGACCTTCAATGAGCAGTTCTTCCAGGGCCACTTTCCCGGCAACCCGGTAATGCCGGGCGTGTTGCAGATCGAAGCACTGGCGCAGTGCGGGGGCATCCTGGCGCTGAACACCGTGCCCGATCCCGAACTATACAGCACCTACTTCCTGAAGATCGATAACTGTAAATTCAAACAACGCGTGGTACCGGGCGACACGATGGTCCTCAAGATGGAGTTGCTCAACCCCATCCGCAGAGGGATCGTGGAAATGCGTGGTACCGTTTTCATCGGCAACAAAGTAGCTACAGAAGCAGACTTGGTGGCACAAATTGTAAAAGAAGGTAAAACACAGCAATGA
- a CDS encoding MBL fold metallo-hydrolase — translation MKLYSIETGFFKLDGGAMFGVVPKSIWHKLNPADENNMCTWAMRCLLIEDGKRLILVDTGIGNKQDAKFFSYYYLHGNDTLDKSLAAYGFHRDDITDVFLTHLHFDHCGGAIVREGDNLVPAFKNAKYWSNESHWAWATQPNEREKASFLSDNILPIQQSGQLNFIDGFDGVAFADNFHVRFVNGHTDSMMLPQLRYKDHTILYMADLLPSIGHLPIPYVMAYDMFPLTTLTEKKAFLQEALDKPYVLFFEHDPKVECATLQLTEKGIRVKDTLRLADL, via the coding sequence ATGAAACTTTACAGCATAGAAACGGGTTTTTTCAAACTGGATGGCGGCGCCATGTTTGGCGTGGTGCCCAAGAGCATCTGGCATAAGCTGAACCCCGCCGATGAAAATAACATGTGCACCTGGGCCATGCGCTGCCTGCTGATCGAAGATGGCAAACGCCTCATCCTGGTGGATACCGGTATTGGTAACAAACAGGATGCAAAGTTCTTCAGCTACTACTACCTGCACGGGAATGATACGCTCGATAAAAGCCTTGCTGCGTATGGTTTTCACCGGGATGATATCACCGATGTATTCCTCACCCACCTGCACTTTGACCACTGTGGTGGCGCCATTGTGCGGGAGGGCGACAACCTTGTACCAGCATTTAAGAATGCAAAATACTGGAGCAATGAATCGCACTGGGCATGGGCCACACAGCCCAACGAGCGCGAGAAAGCCTCCTTCCTTTCTGATAACATTTTGCCCATCCAGCAAAGCGGCCAGTTAAATTTCATTGACGGCTTTGACGGCGTGGCCTTCGCCGATAATTTTCACGTGCGCTTTGTAAACGGGCATACGGACAGCATGATGCTGCCCCAGCTGCGTTACAAGGACCACACCATCCTTTATATGGCAGACCTGCTGCCCAGCATAGGGCACCTGCCCATCCCGTATGTGATGGCGTATGATATGTTCCCCCTGACCACCCTCACGGAAAAGAAGGCCTTTTTGCAGGAGGCCCTGGACAAGCCTTATGTCCTCTTCTTTGAGCACGACCCCAAGGTGGAATGCGCCACCTTGCAGCTCACGGAAAAAGGCATCCGCGTAAAGGACACCCTGCGCCTGGCGGACTTGTAG
- the lpxA gene encoding acyl-ACP--UDP-N-acetylglucosamine O-acyltransferase, whose amino-acid sequence MIHPLTYIHPDAKVAPNVKIDPFTVIHKNVEIGEGTWVGSNVTIMEGARIGKNCRIFPGAVISAIPQDLKFAGEETTAEIGDNTTIREFVTVNRGTKALGKTVIGKNCLIQAYCHIAHDCQVGDYCIFSNSTTLAGHITVGDYVVLAGLVAVHQFVKIGSHAFVTGGSLVRKDVPPYVKAAREPLSYVGVNSIGLKRRGFSLEKINHILDIYRVVFVKGYSTSKAMRIIEAEFPATDERDEILSFIRDSPRGIMKGYTSRNNDDIS is encoded by the coding sequence ATGATTCATCCGCTCACGTACATTCACCCGGACGCCAAGGTAGCGCCTAACGTAAAGATTGATCCTTTCACCGTGATCCACAAGAACGTGGAGATCGGAGAGGGCACCTGGGTCGGTTCCAATGTTACGATCATGGAAGGCGCCCGCATCGGGAAGAACTGCCGCATTTTCCCTGGTGCCGTAATTTCCGCCATTCCACAGGACCTCAAGTTTGCCGGAGAAGAAACCACAGCAGAAATTGGCGACAACACCACTATCCGTGAATTTGTGACCGTAAACCGCGGCACAAAAGCCTTAGGAAAAACCGTCATCGGCAAGAACTGCCTGATCCAGGCCTATTGCCATATTGCACACGATTGCCAGGTGGGCGACTACTGCATTTTCTCCAACAGCACTACCCTGGCCGGCCACATCACCGTGGGCGATTACGTAGTACTGGCGGGGCTTGTAGCCGTGCACCAGTTCGTAAAGATCGGCTCCCATGCTTTTGTAACCGGTGGTTCACTGGTGCGCAAAGACGTGCCGCCTTACGTAAAGGCTGCCCGTGAGCCCTTGTCTTACGTGGGCGTAAACTCCATTGGCCTGAAACGCCGTGGATTCTCCCTGGAAAAGATCAATCACATCCTTGATATTTACAGAGTGGTGTTCGTAAAAGGCTACAGCACGTCCAAGGCCATGCGCATCATTGAAGCCGAATTCCCGGCTACCGATGAACGTGACGAGATCCTCTCCTTCATCCGTGATTCGCCCCGTGGCATCATGAAAGGCTATACTTCCCGCAATAATGACGATATCTCTTAA